The Leptospira mtsangambouensis sequence TCGTATCGTTCTTGGTTGGTATAAGATTTACTGGAAGGATCCAAATGCACCATGGCTTCTTCGTATTTTAAATAATTGGAAAGCATGGTAACCAGTCGTTTTGCTTCTTCTCCCCCATATTCGTTTTGGAGAAAGGCTTTGATGTATTCGTGGCATTGTTCGCGGGTACTACCTTCTGGGCATTGTCTACGTAAGTTCCAAAGTTCGGAAACTAAATTCAACTCTCCCGATTTTGCTCGTGCCAATATTTCTTCAAAACGAAGGAACTGTCCATCGGCAGAAAAAATTGTTTTTGCGGATTCTAAATAGAATGGATCCACCGAAAATCCGTCACTTTGGGTTCGAAAATAGGATTCTGCTTTGTCATTTGGATTTTCTTCATTTGTCGTTTCTAATTCACTTGGTGAGAAGATTCGAAAGGCAACATAGATAAGAAGTAGGGCGCCAATGGCATAACTAAGGTAACGTAAATTTTTAACATTCATGGGAGATGGTATCGTAGTAAAGGATGGATGAAACTTCTGGAAACAAAAAAACCCAAGTCGAAACTTGGGTTTTCTGAAAAAACTTCGAGAGTGAATTACTGATTTGCCTTCATGTTAGAAGCCATATCCATGTAGAATCCTTCTACATCATACCATAGACTTCCGGAACGGAGAGTGTTGGATGCTTGTAAATGGTCAATTCCTGTTGTGAAGATTCCATAAGAAGGTCCACCTTTCCAAGTTCCCCATTTTTGTGAAGAAAGTGGAACAAGTCCATCGTTTGTAAATCCTTGTCCTTGGAAAAGTCCACCAGCCCCACAAGCAGGGTGAAGGATTCCCATAAGAGGGTGTTGGATGAGGTCAGGAATTGTGATAGAAGATCCGTAAGAGAAATACTTCACACCAGTTTTGTTCGGAGTGTATCCGTTAAAAGCAGTGAGTCCTTCTTTGGAGAGTGAAGCCAAAGCCGCCAAAGCATTTTGTTGGTTGGTTCCACCATAAACAAGTTTCACAAGAGTTTCTACAACACTTGCAACAAATGGTTGGATCCAACTAGGAAGAACTGTTTTTACAATGTCAGCAATCGGAGATCCGTAGTGAGGTGTGTTGAGGGTCGTGAGAGTTGCTGTGCGACCAGAAAGTCCTAGGTTAGAAACCATATAACGGCTATCGAGTCCACCTTGGGAGTGACCGAGGATATGGAATTTTCCTGTGTAGTTTGTTGCAGCTGCGTAAGTTAGAATGGCAGCTTTTAGTTCCTGAGCTCGCACTTCGTTGGAGTTGGCTGCCGTTTTTCCAGGAGCAAATACGGTTGCGCCTTGGCTTCTGAGGTAATCATCTGTTCCACCCCAATAGTTGATGATGCTAATGATTCCACCGGAGTTTTCGCCCCAGCCAAAAAGACCATGAGAAAGGATAATGGGATAAGTGCCTGCAAGTGGTTTGGAAGAAGAACCGGAACTAGCGAGAACGGGAGCTGCGAGCGCAAATGTTACAAGAATGGCTAAAAGACCTTTACGAATCATAAATATTTTACCTCTGAATTTTCTAAGATAAAACTGTGTCAATTTGCCTTATTTGGGGCAAGGATATTTTTGCTACAAATTCGAAAAAAAGAAGGTTTGGACTCAATTGAACATCTTTAGTTATGGATTCGGATTCGTTGTTTTTTTGAGGATAAGTTTCCAAAGTCTGGATGTTGGCCAATGGAACGGATTTAGAATTTGTAATTATCTTATTGTTTCTCAATAAAATAAAGTTAGGCGAATGAATCTAATAAATCACTAAGTCTAGATTTAAAAATTTTATTCCACGCGTTTGCGGTAACGAATATAAAATCTTTCAAAAGAAGATTTGTCCCAGAATTCCACAGCTTCTTTGTTCTGTAAAATGGCTCGAAGTTCGATTGTCGGAATGGATTTTTCTTTGCACCAAAGATCCACATCTTTCAAAAGTTCGGACATATATCCTTTTTTCTTTTTCCCCAATTTTGTAACGGCCAAATCAATGAATAAACTTCTTTCTTCTTCTAAGTGAGGTTTTTCTTCGATCCGTCCAATGAGTAAGGATACAAGCTCTTGGTCTTCGAAAAACCCACGCATATACACTTTCCCTGTGCCGATGAGTTTGAAATAGATGTCAGTGAATTTGGTAGCAGCGCGGGGTCTGATGCGAAAAACACCATCTAACTCGAGTTCGTTTACCTTTCGATAAAACTGATTTACGAGTTCGATGGTTTGATTTCTATCGGATTCTGTTAAGTCCCTGATCACCTATACCATTCTTTGGATCAGGTAGGATTTGAGCTCGGAAACGGGGATACGTTCCTGTTTCATGGAATCTCTTTCCCGAATGGTAACGGTTCCATCACTCATGGTATCGTAATCCACTGTGATACAAAATGGAGTTCCAATTTCGTCATGACGGCGGTACCGTTTTCCAATGGCTCCACTTTCATCATAGTCCACATACCAATGGTTGCGGAGGTCTGCATAAATTTCCTTGGCTTTTGCATCAAGTCCGTCTTTTTTCATGAGTGGAAATATTGCTACTTTCATAGGACTCACTCGTTTCCCAAAACGTAAAACAGTTCGAATGTCGTCTTTTTCTAATTTTTCTTCCTCGTAAGCATCACATAACACTGCCAGGAAGAGACGGTTCAGACCCAATGCAGGTTCCACAACGTATGGAAGGTATTTTTTCTTATTCTCCAAATCATGATACTTTAGGTCTTCTGAAGAAAACTTTTCATGTTGGGTGAGGTCATAATCAGTCCTTGAGGCAACACCCCAAAGTTCTCCCCAACCAAACGGGTATTTGTATTCGATATCACTTGTGGAATCACTATAAAAAGAAAGTTCTTCCTTTTCATGTTCTCTCACACGTAGGTTTTCTTTTTTTAGGCCGACCACATTCACAAGCCAATCCATGCAGTAGTCCACCCAATACTTAAACCATTCTTTTTGAGTGCCTGGTTCGCAGAAAAATTCCATTTCCATTTGTTCGAACTCGCGTGTGCGAAAGATAAATTGGCGTGCCATAATTTCGTTTCGAAAAGACTTTCCGATTTGTGCGATTCCGAAGGGAACTTTTTTCCGAGCAATTTGGGTTACGTTTTTGAAATTGATAAAGATCCCTTGTGCAGTTTCAGGGCGAAGGTAAATGTCTGTCGCTCCTTCTTCGGACGCACCATGAGAGGTTTTGAACATCAAATTGAATTGGCGGGCATCGGTAAAACTTCCCACAGTTCCGCAAGTCGGGCAGGCATATGCTTTGTCTCGAATGGTGTTTGTGAGTTCCTCTAGACTTTTTCCCGTGGCGGCACCTTCGCCTTCCTTATCTTCCAAAAACTTATCCACTCGCACACGAGTTTTGCATTTTTTGCAATCCATCAGAGGATCGTTGAAGTTAGAAATATGGCCGGAAGC is a genomic window containing:
- a CDS encoding esterase/lipase family protein → MIRKGLLAILVTFALAAPVLASSGSSSKPLAGTYPIILSHGLFGWGENSGGIISIINYWGGTDDYLRSQGATVFAPGKTAANSNEVRAQELKAAILTYAAATNYTGKFHILGHSQGGLDSRYMVSNLGLSGRTATLTTLNTPHYGSPIADIVKTVLPSWIQPFVASVVETLVKLVYGGTNQQNALAALASLSKEGLTAFNGYTPNKTGVKYFSYGSSITIPDLIQHPLMGILHPACGAGGLFQGQGFTNDGLVPLSSQKWGTWKGGPSYGIFTTGIDHLQASNTLRSGSLWYDVEGFYMDMASNMKANQ
- a CDS encoding GNAT family N-acetyltransferase; the protein is MIRDLTESDRNQTIELVNQFYRKVNELELDGVFRIRPRAATKFTDIYFKLIGTGKVYMRGFFEDQELVSLLIGRIEEKPHLEEERSLFIDLAVTKLGKKKKGYMSELLKDVDLWCKEKSIPTIELRAILQNKEAVEFWDKSSFERFYIRYRKRVE
- a CDS encoding glycine--tRNA ligase, whose amino-acid sequence is MAQPKEKEEQSLKPIVAVSKRRGFVFPGSEIYGGLSNTFDYGPNGIEVLNNLKRLWWEYFVHRRDDVLGLDSSILLHPRVWEASGHISNFNDPLMDCKKCKTRVRVDKFLEDKEGEGAATGKSLEELTNTIRDKAYACPTCGTVGSFTDARQFNLMFKTSHGASEEGATDIYLRPETAQGIFINFKNVTQIARKKVPFGIAQIGKSFRNEIMARQFIFRTREFEQMEMEFFCEPGTQKEWFKYWVDYCMDWLVNVVGLKKENLRVREHEKEELSFYSDSTSDIEYKYPFGWGELWGVASRTDYDLTQHEKFSSEDLKYHDLENKKKYLPYVVEPALGLNRLFLAVLCDAYEEEKLEKDDIRTVLRFGKRVSPMKVAIFPLMKKDGLDAKAKEIYADLRNHWYVDYDESGAIGKRYRRHDEIGTPFCITVDYDTMSDGTVTIRERDSMKQERIPVSELKSYLIQRMV